From the genome of Zalophus californianus isolate mZalCal1 chromosome 5, mZalCal1.pri.v2, whole genome shotgun sequence:
CCCATGCGGATCCCGAAGGAGGAGGCTTGTTTTGAAGCCGACGCAGCAAGGGGCTCTGCACGCATTGTTCCAACAGAACCCGTACCCAGGCATCGCCACCAGAGAACGACTGGCCCGAGAGCTAGACATTCCAGAATCCAGGATCCAGGTAGGTTTGAACTTCACTTGCATTTTCCCTGGGGGACAAGTCATGGACAAAATCAGTCCAAGCCACTGCATGTCAGTCTACATGCTCAGCTCGGAAGCTCAGAAGCTTTGGCTCCTGTATGTGCATCTCTTTTAAGCCCCTCTCCTTTGAAGTCATTCTAAATCATTCACTCGTGGAACCCAGGTACTATTGGAGGGTCAGGCCTGGGATATTCCAACAGGTCAACACATCTTCGCTGACTTTCCCTAGAGATCATTTTTCCTGAGTTATCTCATGGTCCACACAAAACACTCTGAGACCTtatgtatgagaaaaaaaaaagcatatagatagatagatagatagatagatagatagatagatagatagatagatcgatcaTGTCCACCAGTGTTGCCTGACCATCGGTTCTTCTTTTGCAATTTAGGTGTGGTTCCAGAACCAGCGCACGAGACAGCTAAGGCAGAGCCGATTGGGGTCTGCCAAATCCCAAGGGCAAGGGCCAACACATGGACAGGAACAGCCTCCATCTTGGACTCAAGGTGACTCCCCATCATACCAAATGGGTCTCTTCTTGAGCTTCTCCTTGACACAGGAATGGGTATGCATGGGCTTCCATGTGTTTGCCAAGACGGCTTAGCAGAGGAAACCATGACCACTTGTTCCAGCCGCCTTTCTGTTCCCAGAGATGGACACTGTACATGCACCACCTCTTGGGCGGGTGCATTGTTTCTGGGCAAGAAAGGCTTTGAATCTTCTTGTCCTGAAAATGTAGGAAGGACAGAGTCCTCTTCTGGGGTCACCTCAGACTTAGATTCAAGCACTGGCTTGTGTGCATGGGTCCATGGTGAACTCAAGACTCAGGGATGGAGAGGACATTGAGAAAATGGAGAAGCATGTgagaacagacacacacacacacacacacacacacacacacacgtatgcagaCAGACACCAATATCTCTTTCTACACTGGATGTGCCAGTGGTTTCAAAGCCCTCCTTTCTAACTCTATTCTCTTTTTAGAACATTTCACAAAGGATGGCAGGAGAAAGCGGACATCGATTTCTCCATCCCAAACCAGTATACTCCTTCAAGCCTTTGAGAAGAACCGCTTTCCAAGCATTGCTACCAGGGAACACCTGGCCAGCCTCACAGGTCTTCCGGAATCCCGCATTCAGGTACATATTCAGAGTGTGGCACATGAGTTTTTCAACGTGGAAGGGATACTGGTGGGGAATCGTGGGCTCCTTGGACCTATCCACAGGATCAAATGCCCAGGCAATGGGGGGATAGCCTTGAACTTGCAAGTGAGACACCGCCCAAGGAAGAATTTCCAAACCAAAtggtctgtgtgtgtggggggggggagttggcAGCATACATGCGTATAGAAATGGTGAGCAGACAGAAGAGGGGAAATAGAAATATTGGCACCTATCTAGAGATCACACAAACTGTCAGCTCTTGAGCAGCTAGTAGCACTCTCCATGTGGCCCTCAGAATTTCCTGAGTGTGAGTGGGGTTGCTGTCCTGTGTGTGGCAACCTGTTTGTCAGGGTCCTGGTCCTCAGGACCACAGGGCAGGAATGGATTCTACCCGCAAACCACACCTTCTCTGGATAACCTAATCATCCAGGATAATTGTCCCAAGGATTATTGGCAGGTGGGTGAGAGGTCCCATGTGCCCTGGTTGAGAAAGCTCTGCAGAGAGTGGTTCCTGGTATAGGAGTTGTGAAATGTCCTTATGGTATATGGAGGCTGACTCTCTGGAAGCCTCTCCTTTGGGACAAGAGCCAGTGACCCTGCTTCAAGCGGGCCTTCATGGGCTCGTACTCTGAGAAGTCGTGTCCCTGGACACAGGGGAAGCTCAACATGCTCAATCCTGAAAACTCTTCTTTCCATGTAgcaaaaggaggagagggagaaccaaATCTGAATGCGAGTGTTGTTGATGTGGATTCCTGGCTACCCATACCTTCCTCTAGACCCATAAGAGATGTGCTTGTAAACTTACCTATCATGTGGATCCGAGGCCAGTAGGCATGAGTTGAAGGCCTACAAGTCAGAGCTGGTGGTTTGCCATTCGGGTTACACCCAATCAGACACCAGAGAAGGGAAAGGTGTTAAGAGACGTCCTGAGGCATTCCGGAGGACTTGGAGtagcctggggaaggaggggcaggtggTCAGCTATGTCTTTGTCCCAGGGCTCCTGAAATGGCTGGTCAGAAAGCTGCAATTGGCAATCAAAGAGACGGCAAGGTAGGGACTGAACAGCAGGCAGAGCGGACCTGATCGCCTGCCATTCAAGCCTATCAAGGGGGGATGGACTCCAGGCCAGGTGTCCAGTTTCCCTGGGTGTTCACCTAGTTTCCAAGGGCCAGGTGAAAGGTATGGACAGAGCTACCCTGAGATTCAGAACAAGAGTCCTGGCCTTCTCCACGAGAGATCCCACGTGGACATAGGGGGGAAAGAGTGCTGACATCTATCCCTTCTTCTCATGTCCATGACATGTCTTCTCTGTCCCAGGTCTGGTTCCAGAACAGAAGAGCTCGGCACCCAGGGCAGAGCAGAAGTGGCCCCATGAAGGACATGGAAGCAAACCCCAAACCCAGTCCTTATGTGAGAGTCCCAGTGGAACCAGGCCTCCTGGCCAGGGTCCCTGTAAGCTCTCCCCAACTGGCTCTGTCCAATACTCTGGGAAGCATGCAGGGCTTTCCTGCAGGGACAACTCCCGTTCCCTGCATGGGCTTTGCCCCTCCAGTTTTCTGTGGGGGCCCtgggagccaggccctgggggccatgATGGTCCCGCCCACCCAAGGTGGGCAAGGAGGAGACAACTTTCCTGCTGCTAAAGGCCTGAGGAGCTGTTACTTGACCGGACCGACTCTGGTAGGGAGTCTCTTCATTCGACACGCACTTCTTTGTCCCCCATCCCAAGGGGAACACCAGCAGCAACATGAGTGCACTGGCATGACACCCCTGCCCTTCCAAGACTACCCTCAGCCTCTAGCTGACAATCCTTGCCAAGGGTTGAAGGAGGCAGGGCACGCCGGGAGAAACTCCACTACACAGTGCTCGGGCGAGGGGTCCCAGCTTGTCATCGGCACAGGACAGGCTCAGGATGGGGCATTTCTGCAGCCTGCACATGCTGAGATGCCTGGCTGGCAGCAGCAGTCACTTCCTACCGCATGGCTGTCTGCTACTCTCAACCCAGAGCACCAAACCTCTGCAGAAGCCTCAAGTTTTTTAGAGGAACTTTTCACAGCCACAGAGATGGAAGAAGACACACACCCTATTCTGAGTGGGTGTTTGCCGCAAGAGGACCCTCTGGGACCCCTGGAAACACCCCTCAGTGAGGAGGAGTTTCACACCCTACTGGCTATGCTGCATGACTCCACATGGCCTCAGGCCTAGGCACAGGGaggcctcttcctccccacccaacACTCATTCAGATGTCCTTTCCTGAGATGCAGTCCTAGTGGGTCAGCAAGGACGAGAAACAGGCAGCATTGTGCATGTTCCGGAGGAAGACCAATGCACAAAGCAGCATCCATGGCTtggaaagacagaggaaggaTATCCTTTCTGCCCTGTGCGCAGGCCTCCATTGCCTTCCCAATGAGCACCACGCTCCGCAAAGCCTCTGAATGCACCGTGGGCACTGGGCTATGGGCACCCTCCCAGACACCTAATTGATCAAAATCACTGTCAGGACACGCAGGTGACCTCTTCCCTGCCATCACCCGTTCCTCTGTGGCCTGGGAAACCCTGGGCCTGGCAGCCAAACCAAGAAAGGGGGAGAGTTTGAAGAAGGACACCTCCACAtgccttttccttctgcccagtCAGATCGTCCCATCTCCAGGAGCTGAATGGGTAGACCAAGACAGGACGCTACACATCTTGACCGTGAGAGCCCAGGGTCATAAATCCATCCTGGCTGGGATAGGTTGGGAACCAGCAAAACAGGAAATGACTGCAGTCTCCCATCTCTGAGTGATTCTGTCCCAGCCAACGTCTGGAATGCCCTGGGGGCTTTGCCTGGCATCTTTGCCCCGGGGAAGCCTTTCCAAAGGACACAAAATGGCCACATGGAGGGCCACAGCCACTCTCAGCAGGCATTCCAGGAAGGGTATGACTGTGTCTCATTCTTCAACCttagcatttgttttctcttttgttggtATGTATCGGCATGCCTCTCTACCCACAGTGTGCCTTCCCTTCTCAGGAAAAAGATGTTCCCAGTCAGCCTCTTGGTGGCCTTCTGTCAGCAGGGTAACCTCTCTCCACTGCAAGGGCTAACTTGGAGGAAATCCAAACTGGAATCGCAAGCGTAAGGGGACAATCCATTGgtcaaataaatctatttttgcCTCTGCAATGTGATCTCTTGGTTGTGATTTGTTCCATGTCCCTCCTGTCCTCTCATGCCTGCCAATCTTCAGAGATGTGAGATGCTTCCTGGCCCTGGGACCGGCTGTGGAAGCCATTGGTATGCCTAAGTCCAGTTCACAGCTTTGGGCCCAGACAATATCATGGGGCAGCACTTCCACTACCTGGCGGTCATCAAGCTTCGCCTGGTTGACCGTGCCTGATGGTCAAGCATTCCTCCAAGGGATGTAGGGTGAACCCAAGTGGCACACAGTCCATGGACATTGTATTTGACCCCACTGTTCTCAGCAGTGGCCAACTTCATACCTAAGGCTCATCCTACTGTGCTGGCAATgaatcttccttcctttcctgctctttGCCTCCGCCACCTCTCCTTGTCTCTATTTCTTCAgacctctgtctctctgtgtctatcTCTCCCATTTTATCTCACTTTCGTCACTACTGGACACACACAGATATCCACACTCTCAGAGCATCATGCTTATGCAACTCACAGTACGGGCACTGACCATCCAGAAAGGATCGTGGGTCAAAACATTTGGAAGAATAAGGTGGGAATTGGCACGTTTTTTTCCCTTGGGGTTTTATTCTGCCCCTACCTATTTGCCACATACCCTTGGAAAGGAGAGATTGTGAATTTGGTCATTTGAGGCCCCACTCCCTCCATGTCCAATACATCTGTGTTTCAATGGGGAAGGAACCAGAGAATTCCTATCTTGGTCGCTTCTATCCAAATAGATCTCCATCTCTATCCACATTCACATATGCACTAATATATCTGTATCTCCATGTCTCCATGCATCCAGACCCATGGTGGATCATGTTTATCTCTCCATAGATATAGATTGTGCTAGAAGGCTTGCACATCTCTCTTGCCCTAGTGTATCATTGTTCCAGTTCGATCTATGGACACATCAACCTGTAGCTTCGGTAGACAGAGTGGaagtgtctgtctctctccctgaacAGAGAGGGATAGAATGTCTGAAAGGTGCTTGGCAGAGCTGTCCTTGGGATAGACTGGGCTTTCATTCTGTCTAGAGAAGACACGTGGAAGGACGGCTCACTTGCAGTGGTGGGAATACTGCGGTCTGATCTGAGAGTGTCTGGGAGGTCTCTGGAGGGGGATGGCACTGCTGCACATAGGaaatggagggaagaaaagacCTGTAGCCACACTGGGGTCCAAGGCCAGCCAGGCCAGAGGAGTCTCAAGTCTGGACTTAAGCCCTGGAGCCTGTCCTGTCAACAGGTGGCCTGTTCTGTCCATAACGGTGAACTTTCAGGGCCTTGGTATGTGTGCAACACGGAGCCACTGCTCTGGGAAATCACCTGCCAGAGAAGGTGTCCACGTGGAAGCTGGCAGGAGTCCACCAGCTAGCAGGCTGTTACTTATGGCCTTGGAGGCCGTGGCCCCAGGGGCTCTCATCTGCAAGGATACCCTCCACAAATGTGCCTCCCTTGGGATCCCTCAAACTGATCCTCTTGCTCTCAGGGCACCCTGGCCTGGGAATGAGTGATCAAGAACAGGACACACTTGTCTGCAAAACATCCTCTTGGGGCTTGAAGGCTGCTCCCAGTCTTGGTGAGAGTCAACCTCAGGCACTGCCTGTTAACCACCTGCACTGTAGGGACAGAGAAGTCTACAAAAGCAGCACAGAGACATGCCAATGGTAATTTGCCCTGAGCAGCTCCAATCAGGACTTGGGACTTGGATAACCTCGGGGGATTACGCTTTCCTGAAAGACACTGTTTTGAGGATGCTGCCCCCAGAAAAGTTGTAGGGCACCCTCTCTGCAGCCCTCTGCCCATGCCTCTCCTTGTGCTACAAGCCACCACTTGGACAAGCCAAGCCAGAAATGGACATTGGAGAGACACCAACCATCTGGCCAAGGCTGAAACCCAAGGGCTTCCAGGTTAGgcattccctctctttctgcagATGCTATTTCTGTGACTtaaagccactgatttctctggCACCGAAACACAAGCGCACACCAGCACACACTCAGACATacagacacccccacccccgccattaCCGATTGCTAATGGACTGCCTTCAAGTCCTGGGAGAATGGGTCCCTTCACCACTTATTTCTACTGGGTTCCACTTGTCTCCCTCTAGTACACCTGATGGACTTTCAGAGACCTGTGGTCAAAAGGATACAGGAGGAGAATTTGGGTCAGTGTGTACCATTTTCTGTTGGACCATTGGTAGGTTGTTTGCTTTCTTGGTCCTTTGACTGGCCGGGTTCCTAAATGCCTGCCCTGGGACTCCAGTGAAATGCTTGACTCAGCGCCCTTTCCAGCAGATCTTCCATTAAATCACTGAAGGGACTTTTCTCATAGAAGGGGGTCAttttggaaacacacacacagcaccacCAGGATCACCTACCCAACACACCAGAAACACCCCAGCTTTGAATGACATGCAACATGGCCCTTCcggtttctattttgttttgaactgatatgattttcttcatcttcttcccaCATTACTGGAAAtgacttctccttctcccaggtCGTTAAGTAGTGCTCTCCTTAGAGAGCTCTCATCTCTCTTGGCAGGCCCTGTCATGAGTAGTCAAGAGCAAAGAACACCAGCTGGAGCCAGTGGAAACCCAAAATGATGGACTCCAGCAGAGCACAGACTATTTCTCTCTGGGAAAACTAGGGAAGCTTGAATCCATATCAGACTGCAGATAGCATTGCTTCCGTTGCACCAGGATCTGGTAGCATCTCCACTTGCCCCGAACACTGCACGTTCACAGGCTCCATGCATTTCCTTTAAGGGTGTTTATCCCTTGTGCCCACAAGCAACTAAGAGTGTCGACCAACCATCGCCACATACATGGAGATGGCCAACGAGCAATTTCCACTCACGTGCCTCCTCTCGAAGCTGTGTGATTTCAGGCCCCTGCCCGGCTCCACAAGTGTTGTTTCACAAGCAGCCTGGGAGCTGCCAGGGTGTCAGTGGAAATGTGCTCCACAGATGCTAAGGGATTTGAGACACCAAACTAAGAGGCTAAATAATCCCAAATGTCAGGGGGAAGTTTGAAAATACCAGGACActtacaaaatcaaaattttaaaaaatttaaaataaaaatgaaagggaaaaatgaaagcactcaaatgaaaaatgttgaaagtccaatacataaaaaataaatgtaaacaaacaaaagaagttagaaaataatGTAATGCAAGGCAAAGGAATTTAATTAGGAGGCTCACCTTGGGTGGCCAAAGGTGACTCGAGTTCCAAATATAGGACATGGAGGACATCGAAATCTGAAGCGATTGTTGAAGGGTCTCCACTGGGTCCAGTCCTACACAGAGTCCCCAGAGTCTCAACACCATGATTTGATGTCAGGGCTGTAATCCTTGAGAAAAAACTAGTGGGAGTGGGAAAGCGACTTTGCATCCagaggagaaggggcagggcaCGTCCACCTGCCCAGGGTAAGCAATTGGCTCAAGTGGTCCCGATGTCCTCCTGAAGAACTCTTGTGCCACAGGTCTGAACCACTGAAGGCAGGGCGTCCACAGGAAGCTGTCAAAATAATTGGGGGTGGGCCATCCAGTGGTGTGCCATCTGGTCATTGATAAGTCCCATGCTCCATGTCCTGCCCATTGAACCAGCCAGCACTCTGGAACCCAAGTGACTCCACCGGCATTGCTCCCACCAGCACATCAAGGAGTAAATTTTCATCAGATACCCTGCTATCTGCATGCATTCCCCAAAAGCTTGATAATGTTCCAGGGTTCGAGAAATTAGAAGGGACCACCCTGATTGCTGGCACACATGGACGTCATCCATGGAAGATTGGGGGAaggggatagagagagaggatTGTATGGCTGCTGTCAGAATGAAAACTGAATTTGAGTCCCTCTTTGCAAATAGGCAAGTTAGATCTCAGGTGGCAGAGAACCGATCAAAATTCAGCACCTATTTCAGGTgtcatttacaaaaagaaaacattcaccTCATGGACCAGCACTTAGGATGTGTTGTCGGAGTTTCCCTTCATGTTTCTTTGAAGCAGTCAGTTCCTCTTTGTTTCTCCTAAGGTGCTTTCACTCCTTCACTCCCATCGTGGGTCTCCTCAATTCGTTGGCATGCCAACACATGGTTTGATAGTGGCTGGTTTTTCCCTAGATCCTTGCCTATCACCTGTCCCCACAGGCAGATGGCGGACTCCCTGTGTCCTGTTGAGCAGCCCCTTATTCGGATCCATGAGTGGCAAAGTCACAGGAACCCCGGACTGAGAATATGTCGACCCAGCAGAAAGTGAAGAGTTGAGACCGcgccaccagtttgcattcctatgaCAGCTTTCCACATATGGTTGCCATTTCCCTTGCAACAGGCCCACTCACATGCACATCATGATGGACGCAACTTGTTTTGAAGCTGACGCAGCAAGGTGCTCTGCGAACATTGTTCTAGCAGAATCTGAACCCTGACATCGCCACCAGAGAACGACCGGCCCAAGAGCTAGACATTACATAATCCAGAATCCAGGTAGGCTTCAGCTTCCATTGCATTTTTCCTGGGGTCAAGATTGGACACAATCCAGCCCAAGCCACTGCATGCCAATGCCCATGCTCAGCTGGGGAACTCAGGAGTTTGGCCCCTGTTTGTGAATCGCTGTTGAACCTGTGCCCTTTGAACTTATTCCAAATCATTCAGTCCTGGAACATGGGTAGCATTTGTCTCCAAGGCTTGGGACATTCTAACAAGTCAACACATTTTGGCTTACCTTCCTGAGAGATCATTTCTCCAGAGTTATTGCATGGCCCACACAAAACACTCTTGATACCTTAGATatgagtaaaataatatatataaatacatatttatattcatattgtatacatatatatataatatataaatatacactacATATATATCATGTCCAACAGTGTTGCCtgaccttctgttttcttttgccaTTAAGTGTGGTTCCAGAACCAGTGCATGAGACAGCTAAGGCAGAGTTGTTTGTGGTTCACAAACCCCCAGGGGAAGGGCCATCGCATGGACAGGAACAGCCTCCTGCTTGGACTCAAGGTGACTCCCTAGCATACCAAATGGTTCTCTTCTTGAGCTTCTCCTTAACACAGGAACGGGTCATCATGGGCTTGCCAAGTGTATGGCAAGAAGGCTTAGGATAAGAACCCATGCTCTGGTTCCAGCTGCCTTTCTGTTCCCCCGGCTTCAGAGAGTACCTCTCTGCctattcctcttcctctctccctttagCTTCAGACCCTGTGTATCTGCTTGCAGACCAGACAGCTCCATTCTGAGCTCACATTTTCAACAAGTAATTAAAGGGAACTTACAGTGTGCCTATGGGGAACAAACATGGGAGGTTCTAGAAGacattcctttttgtttgtttgtttgtgtgttttatagtttcagaggtagaatttagttgcattgggtgttatattcctcagttgcatataacacctaatGCTCATTCctagtgccctccctaatgcccatcacctaattaccccTTCTCCCCAACCACCTCCACTGAAGCAACCCTCAGGTCCAtccctatatttaagagtttcttatagtttagcttcctctctgttttcaccttattttattttgtcttcccgTCCCCtattttcatcagttttgtttcttaagttcccaatatgagtgaaatcatatggtatttctctttctctgactaagTTCaattagcataacaccctctagttccatccacatcattgcaaatggctagATATCCTTTATTCTTGGTGCCTGTGTAtcatttctttgggtatataTAACAAATCTTCTTTACTGAGACCTCAAAAGATCTGTTTTTACACCctgctgcttataatactttgtggtagCTTCCTCGAGCAGACTCCCTTATCTCCACTGTATCTTCAACTATCTGACAGCAGATTCAAGTCTCCACACTTCCTCCCTTCCAAACTGTGCTCCCTTATCTCCTTGTTGACTTGCAGCATTTATATTCTTAGATCtctgattgatttcttgggtgctCAGAATGATTTTATAAGTATGTAGTCGTATTTGAGGGATGAGACAAACTTATCTCTTCCCCTCTGTACTTTCCGATTGGATGCTGGGCATGAAGACTGTGAACCCGGTGACAGGCTGAATTTTGTTGCCCAAATTCTATGAGAGCTGAATGTCTTTTTGTGAAGTAGGTAATGATTTGGGACACAGTTTCATCTTTCCcaatttatgttcattttaagaTGTACCCAACCTATATCTACCAATTTCAACAATTATATATAAGCTTTGATGGATGACTTGAAAATAGCATTTGCTAGAGTGCCATGTTGTCCAACTTATCCCTCAAGTGTGACCTTTCATTGGGTCTAATGGCCCATGCCTTCATTAATATCGGTGTCAGTGTTTCAGTGAATGTTGACTCTGTGTGTGACACTTAGCTTTGTACTGACTGAATATTTTCAGCGTCATCATGAAGTTCACCATAAATACATCCTAAATAATACTTTTCATCTTGAAGGAAACTTAacctgttttctttaaaagatggTTTCCAGGCAATGATGTCAGAAGTGTTACTGAGAATGCCATTCATCATTTGTCAGCCAAACTGCATGGTGATTGGCCACAAAATGGGTTCGTCCTGACAGCATCATGGTGATTGGCCAGGGCACGGTGGTGACATATGAA
Proteins encoded in this window:
- the LOC113938926 gene encoding double homeobox protein 4C-like is translated as MAPTSTSKISLPCGSRRRRLVLKPTQQGALHALFQQNPYPGIATRERLARELDIPESRIQVWFQNQRTRQLRQSRLGSAKSQGQGPTHGQEQPPSWTQEHFTKDGRRKRTSISPSQTSILLQAFEKNRFPSIATREHLASLTGLPESRIQVWFQNRRARHPGQSRSGPMKDMEANPKPSPYVRVPVEPGLLARVPVSSPQLALSNTLGSMQGFPAGTTPVPCMGFAPPVFCGGPGSQALGAMMVPPTQGGQGGDNFPAAKGLRSCYLTGPTLVGSLFIRHALLCPPSQGEHQQQHECTGMTPLPFQDYPQPLADNPCQGLKEAGHAGRNSTTQCSGEGSQLVIGTGQAQDGAFLQPAHAEMPGWQQQSLPTAWLSATLNPEHQTSAEASSFLEELFTATEMEEDTHPILSGCLPQEDPLGPLETPLSEEEFHTLLAMLHDSTWPQA